The Panicum virgatum strain AP13 chromosome 5K, P.virgatum_v5, whole genome shotgun sequence genome has a window encoding:
- the LOC120709686 gene encoding transcription factor jun-D-like yields MARARAGACPCLPELPWRRLGGEDVERSGAGCGVAGQGGAAAAEAQRGGRAAAGLGSAPAMATVVLISLPATAVLHSLPATAARGRPPSLTSALPACASSLPPHGQAEALTVAAAAWVGRGGGDVAEQGEGRRPPAQQAAAGGASGGGTGEGKELASGGRARRGQGLPRVPPTGGLLRAVDDGGGEEDTGHLCLLRKREDT; encoded by the coding sequence atggcgcgcgcgcgggccggtGCCTGCCCCTGCCTCCCGGAGCTGCCGTGGCGGAGACTCGGCGGGGAGGAcgtggagcggagcggagcgggaTGCGGCGTGGCGGGGCAgggcggagccgccgccgcggaggctcAGCGGGGAGGACGTGCGGCGGcagggctcggctcggctccggcCATGGCCACGGTGGTCCTCATCTCCCTCCCGGCCACGGCCGTCCTCCACTCCCTCCctgccacggcggcgcgcggccgtccTCCCTCCCTCACCAGCGCGTTGCCGGCCTGCGcgagctccctccctccccacgGCCAGGCAGAGGCCctcacggtggcggcggcggcgtgggtgggtcgcggtggcggtgatGTCGCGGAGCAGGGCGAGGGGAGGCGGCCACCAGCGCAACAAGCAGCGGCAGGAGGGGCCAGCGGTGGTGGCACCGGCGAGGGGAAGGAGCTTGCCAGCGGAGGACGGGCGCGCAGGGGCCAGGGACTCCCACGGGTTCCGCCTACCGGCGGGCTGCTGCGAGCAGTTGAcgatggaggaggagaggaggataCGGGACACCTCTGTCTATTGAGGAAACGTGAGGATACCTAA